The genome window GAGCCGCGCACTTGCACGCGTTGCCCGCTCCGCTGACGACTATCGAACCGTCTATGGAGACATTCTGAGCCAGACAAGGGAGAAGGTCGTCCTGCACTGGCTTGGCGACATGTTCGACCCGCAATTAGCCGGCTATTGGGGGTCGTCCTCATTTGACAAGGCGCTGGAAACCGTCCTTGCCATTATCAACGACAATAAGAACAAGGTCGAAGGCATCAAGATTTCACTGCTCGACAACCGGAAGGAAGTCGAGTTGCGCAAGCGGTTGCCGGAGGGCGTGCTCTGCTTCACGGGTGATGATTTCAACTACGCCGAACTGATCGAAGGCGATAGCGAACGCTACAGCCATGCGCTGCTTGGCATTTTTGACGCTGTTGCGCCGTCCGCCTCGAAGGCGCTGAGCCATCTCGCGAGAGGCGAAACACAAGCCTTCCGCGACGTCATTGAGCCGACCGTTCCGCTGTCGCGCAAGATTTTCGAAGCTCCAACGCAATACTACAAAGCCGGCGTCGTTTTTCTGGCCTGGCTCAACGGGCACCAGACCCATTTCACCATGCCGGCCGGGATGCAGTCGGCACGCGGCATCGTTCACTACGCGGATATTTTCCGGCTGGCGGATCAGGCAAACGTCCTGGACAAGCCCGAGCTTGCGACGCAGCGGATGAACAGCCTGTTGCAGGTCTACGGCCTTTGAAAAGCAAAAGGGGCGGCGCCGAAACGCCACCCCTTCCCCGCTCCAATTGTATGCAGCTTACTTTACCCAGCTCTTGACCAGCTCATCATAGTTGATGGTCTGCGGCTTTTCCTTTTCGTTCTCGACCTTGAGCTGTGGTGCCAGATTGCCTGCCTTCACAGCTTCGGCATTCCAGTAAGCGAGGTCATGCTCTTCGGCCAGTTTCGGGCCGATGTCGCCCTGAACGCCGGATTTCTCGAGGCGTCCAAGTACCTTTTCCTGTTCCTCGCACAGCGAGTCCATGGCTTCCTGTGCAGTCTTGGCACCTGAAGACGCATCACCGATCGCCTGCCACCAGAGCTGAGCCAGCTTCGGATAGTCAGGAACATTGGTTCCCGTCGGCGACCATTGCAGGCGAGCCGGCGAGCGATAGAACTCGATCAAGCCCCCAAGTTTTGGCGCGCGGTCGGTAAAGGACTTGTGGTCGAGCGTCGACTGGCGGATGAAGGTCAGGCCGACATGGCTCTTCTTCACGTCGACAGTCTTGGACGTCACAAACTGCGCATAGAGCCATGCGGCCTTGGCGCGATCGTCCGGGGTGGATTTGAGCAACGTCCACGAGCCGGCGTCCTGGTAGCCGAGCTTCATGCCGTCCTTCCAGTAGACGCCATGCGGCGACGGGGCGAAACGCCACTTCGGCGTGCCGTCCTCATTGACCACCGGCAAGCCTGGCTTGACGAAGTCGGCGGTGAACGCCGTATAGGTGAACATCTGCTGGGCGACCTCGCCCTGCGATGGTACCGGGCCCGACTCGGAGAAGGTCATGCCTTGAGCTGCGGCCGGAGCGTAGGCCTTCATCCAATCCAGATATTTCTGGATGGAATAGACCGCAGCCGGGCCGTTGGTGTCGCCGCCGCGCGCAACGCAGGAGCCGACCGGGCGCGAATTCTCGTCGACCTTGATGCCCCATTCGTCGACCGGCTTGCCGTTCGGAATGCCCTTGTCACCATTGCCAGCCATGGAGAGCCAGGCATCCGTGAAGCGCCAGCCCAGCGACGGGTCCTTCTTGCCGTAGTCCATATGGCCGTAGACCTTCTTACCGTCCACATCGCGGCCGGTGAAGAATTCCGCAATATCCTCATAGGCCGACCAGTTGACCGGCACGCCGAGGTCGTAGCCGTACTTTGCCTTGAAGTCTGCCTTGTTCTTCTCGTCGTTGAACCAGTCGTAACGGAACCAGTAGAGGTTTGCGAACTGCTGGTCGGGCAGCTGATAAAGCTTGCCGTCCGGTGCGGTGGTGAAGGACTTGCCGATGAAGTCGTCGATGTCGAGATCCGGATTGGTGACATCCTTGCCTTCATTCGCCATCCAGTCGGTCAGGCTGCGCGCCTGCTGATAGCGCCAGTGCGTGCCGATCAAGTCCGAGTCGTTGATGTAGGCGTCATAGACGTTTTCACCAGACTGCATCTGTGTCTGCAGCTTTTCCACGACGTCACCTTCACCGATCAGATCGTGTGTGATCTTGATGCCGGTAATATCTGTGAACGCCTTGGCGAGGGTCTTCGACTCGTATTCATGCGTGGTGATGGTCTCGGAAACCACCTTGATGTCCAAGCCGGCAAAAGGCTTTGCCGCATCGACAAACCACTGCATTTCCTTTTCTTGCGCCGCTCGATCGAGCGCCGACATGTCGCCGATTTCCTTGTCGAGGAAAGCCTTGGCCTCGTCCATGCCGGCATAGGCACTGCCTGCGCCGAACAGCAGTACGAGAGCTGTCGTTGTCGTCAATATTCGCGTTCGCATTTTAGTCCTCCCAGAGTTGCGATTGCATCGTCAAGTGCCGGCGGGTGCCGGACACATTGTTTCTAGACAAAGCGGAATACGCCGATTGCGTAGACCACAGAGAGAGCCAGAGCCCACCACAGATTGGGACCCACAAGTCCCAGCCAGGCGAGGTGAATGAATGCACTGCCGAGCAGCGACACGAACAACCGGTCGCCGCGCGTGGTCTCGAAGCGCAGAATGCCAACCCTTGGGTTGCCACCCGGAGAGGCATATTCCCACACGGCCATAAGCGACATGAGCGCGAAGATGGTGAGGAAGAACAGCGCGGTCGGGAACGTCCAAGCCATCCAACCGCCGGCAACCAAAGGCGCGAACCAGTCACGCGCGCCATCCTTCACAGGAACAGCCGCAACAAGAAGCCCAACCATGATTGCGAAAGCGACGGCGACGACCGCCAACACCACGGGCCAACGACGGGTCGTTTCCATTATACCCTCCCCAGGGCGAAGCCCTTGGCGATGTAGTTGCGGACAAAGTAAATGACGATTGCGCCCGGAATGATAGTCAGAACGCCGGCTGCCGCCAGTACGCCCCAGTCCAGACCCGAGGCGGAAACCGTGCGGGTCATGATGGCGGCGATCGGCTTTGCAGCTGTCGTCGTCAGCGTGCGGGCGATCAACAATTCCACCCAGGAGAACATGAAGCAGAAGAACGCGGCAACACCAATGCCGCTCGCGATCAGCGGAATGAAGATCTTCACGAAGAAGCGCGGGAAGGAATAACCGTCGATATAGGCGGTTTCATCGATTTCCTTCGGAACGCCAGACATGAAGCCCTCCAGGATCCACACGGCAAGCGGCACGTTGAAGAGGCAGTGCGCCAGCGCCACAGCGATGTGTGTGTCAATCAGCCCGAATGCCGAATAGAGCTGGAAGAACGGCAGAGCAAACACGGCGGGTGGCGCCATACGGTTGGTCAGCAGCCAGAAGAATAGGTGCTTGTCGCCGAGGAACCGGTAGCGCGAGAATGCATAGGCAGCTGGTAATGCCACCAGCACCGAGATCACCGTATTCATCACCACATAGATGATGGAATTTATGTAGCCCTTGTACCAGGACGGATCGGTAAAAATGACCGCGTAATTTTGCAGCGTCGGGTTCTGCGGCCAGAGCGAGAAGGCACCAAGAATTTCCTGATTGGTCTTGAAGCTCATATTGATGAGCCAGTAGATCGGCAGCATCAGGAAGATGATATAAACCGTCGGGATCAACCACCAGAACTTCGACTCGTCGCCGCGCTTACGCATCTTGCGGGCCAGCGCCTTGTCGATCTGGCGCTGTTCGGCTCCCGGCCGTTCGCTCGTGCGTGCAAGCGTTTCTTGTCTCACACTCATTTCAGCGCTCCGCATCGTAATTGGTCATGATCGTATAGAACACCCATGACATCAGCAGGATGATCAGGAAGTAGACGATCGACATTGCCGCTGCTGGCCCGAGGTCGAACTGACCGACGGCGATCTTGACGAGATCAATGGAAAGGAACGTCGTCGAATTGCCCGGACCGCCGCCCGTGACGACGAAGGGTTCAGTGTAAATCATAAACGAGTCCATAAAGCGCAACAGAACGGCGATCAAAAGGACGCGATTCATCTTGGGCAGCTGGATGTAGCGGAACACGGCCCAGCGAGAGGCACCATCGATTTTTGCAGCCTGATAGAAAGCATCGGGGATCGATACGAGACCGGCGTAGCTAAGCAGCACAACAAGGCTCGTCCAGTGCCAGACATCCATGAGAATGACAGTAAACCAGGCGTGCATTGGGTTCTGGACGTAATTGTAGTGAAAACCCAGCCCCGCCAGTGTATGGCCAAGCAGACCGATGTCGGTACGGCCAAAAACCTGCCATATCGTGCCGACCACATTCCACGGAATGAGCAATGGCAGCGCCATCAACACCAGGCAGACCGGAACACCCCAGCCCTTGCGCGGCATATTGAGGGCGATGATGATGCCAAGCGGAATTTCGATCAGCAGAATGATCGCCGAAAAGATCAGGTTGCGCCCGAGAGCGGCATGGAAGCGTTCGGAATGCAGAATTTCATCGAACCAATCTGTTCCGGCCCAGAAGAACTGGTTGTTGCCGAAGGTGTCCTGCACCGAATAGTTGACCACGGTCATCAGCGGGATGACGGCCGAAAATGCCACCAGCAGCAGCACGGGCAGGACCATGAACCAGGCTTTGTTGTTCCAGGTTTTTTCCACAGCTATAGCCCTCCCACGCGCCAGCTATCGGCGTAAATGTTGATACCCTTTGGATCGAAGGCGATGTGCGGTTCGGCCGGGATGTCGCCCCCCTCGCCGACGATGACGGCGATATCCTGGTTTTCAAGACGGGTACGCACGATCTTGTGGCGGCCGATGTCCTCGACCTTGGCGATAACCACCGGCATGCCGGAACGCCCAAGCCGCACGTATTCCGGACGAATACCGAGTTCGACGGTCTTGGCCCCAGCGGGCATCACCGGCGCAGGCAGCTGGATCTGGTGGCTGCCGATCTGGGCCATACCACCGGAAAGCTTCACCGGCATGACGTTCATGCCGGGCGAGCCAATGAAGTAGCCGACGAATGTATGTTTTGGCCGCTCGAACAGTTCTTCGGGCGTGCCGATCTGCACGATCTCGCCATCATACATGACGACGACCTTCTGGGCGAAAGTCAGCGCTTCCGTCTGGTCGTGCGTTACATAGACCATGGTGTAGCCGAAGCGCTGATGGAGCTGCTTCAGCTGCGAGCGCAGTACCCATTTCATATGCGGATCGATGACGGTTAGCGGCTCGTCGAACAGGATGGCGTTGACGTCAGAGCGCACCAGCCCGCGACCGAGCGAGATCTTCTGCTTCTGATCGGCGGTGAGGCCGCGCGCCTTCTTCTTGGCCCAACTGGCCAGATCGATCATTTCAAGCGTCTCGCGCACCTTGCGGTCGATCTCCGCTTCCGGCACGCCGCGATTGCGCAGCGGAAAGGCAAGATTGTCGTAGACGGTCATCGTGTCGTAGATGACCGGGAACTGGAACACCTGCGCGATGTTGCGTTCCTGGGTGGAGAGGTTCGTTACATCCTCGCCATTGAACAGCAATTGACCGTGCGAGGGATGGATAAGTCCGGAGATAATATTGAGCAGTGTGGTCTTGCCGCAGCCGGATGGCCCGAGCAGCGCATAGGCGCCGCCATCCTCCCAGCTGTGATGCACTTCCTTCAGCGCATAGTCCTTGTCCGATTTCGGATTGGGACCGTAGGCGTGGCGGATATGGTTGAGGTCGATGCGTGCCATGGTTCCCCCTATGCCGCCAGTTTCTGGCGGCGGGTGACGGAATTGCCGCCCGCGTCGAAAATCATCAGATTGCGTGGATCGATGAAGATGTCGATCGACTCGTCGGGCGAATAGATATGGATGCCGTGCGTCAGCATGGTCCAGCGTGCATCGGCAAAGGAGAGATGCACATAACTTTCCGAACCGGTGATCTCCGTCGCGGTGACAGTGGCCTTCAGGCCGATTTCATCAGGATTGGTGCGAACTGTGGCCACATGATGCGGCTGGAAGCCGATCGTGTAGGTGCCGTCGGCAATATCGGCGAGATGCGCCGGGACCGGCAGGGCGACGCCGCCCTCCAGCTGGAACGCCTTACCGAACTTGGCCAGCGCAATGGTGTTGAGCGGCGGATCGGCAAAAGTCTGCGCGGTGATCAGGTCGTCCGGCTTGCGGAATACATCGATGGTCGGCCCGAACTGGGTAATCCGGCCCTCGGACAATGTCGCTGTATTGCCGCTGAGCAGCAATGCCTCATGCGGTTCGGTGGTGGCATAGACGAAGATCGTGCCGGATTCGGCAAAGATCTTCGGCAGTTCCTGCCGCAATTCCTCGCGCAGCTTGTAGTCGAGATTGGCCAGCGGTTCGTCAAGCAGCACCAGCTTGGCGTTCTTGACGATGGCGCGCGCCAGCGCGGTGCGCTGCTGCTGGCCGCCGGAGAGGTTGAGCGGCGTGCGGCCAAGGAAGGGCGTGAGCTTCAGCAGTTCGGCAGCCTTGCGCACCTCGCGGTCGATGGTCGCGCTGTCGGCACCGGCAACGCGCATCGGCGAGGCAATGTTCTCATAGACGGTGAAAGCCGGATAATTGATGAACTGCTGGTAGACCATGGCGACGGAGCGCTTTTGCACCGGCACGCCGGTCACGTCCTTGCCGTCGAACCAGACCGAACCGGAGGTGGGCACATCGAGCCCCGCCATGATACGCATGAGACTGGTCTTGCCGGACAGGGTAGGCCCAAGCAGGACATTCAGCGTCGCATGTTCCAAAGTCAGCGAAATATCGCTGAGATGGGGCTTGCCACCCACAACTTTGGATACATTCCGCAATTCCAGCATTCCAACTCCTCCCTGAGACAATGTGGACCCTCCGCCCACACCGCCTCTCCTTCAATTCAATCTATTCGGCCGCAAGCTTGCGCCGCCGGTCGACCGCATCTTCCATGAAGCGATCAAGTGCGACTGCCTCGTCAGCGGTCAAATGCAAACCCTTCTTGGTGCGGCGCCACAACACGTCCTGCGCTGTCACCGCCCATTCATGTTCGATCTGGTAGCGCACTTCGGCCTCGTAGAGATCGGAACCGAAATGCTTGCCGAGATCGTCGATCGACGCCGCCTTGCCCAAAAGGACGCGCGCCTTGGTGCCGTAAAGCCGGAAGAGGCGGTGCGCATGGCGTGCCTCGAGAAACGGGTAGTCCGCTTTCAATTTTTGCAATTCTGCATCGAAGGCAGTCGCGGCGAAATCACCGCCCGGCAGCGTACCGCTGGCGGTCCACGGCTTGCCGCGTTTGCCAAGCTGGTCCTCGATCTTTTCCAGCATGTGCTCGGACAGGCGCCGGTAGGTGGTGATCTTGCCGCCGAAAATATTCAGCAGCGGCGCCTGGCCTTCCGGCGCGTCGGCCTTCAGCACGTAATCGCGCGTGGCTTCCTGCGCTTTCGAGGCCCCATCGTCATAAAGCGGACGCACGCCCGAATAGGTCCAGACAACGTGCTCACGCTTGACCGGCTCGACGAAATACTCGCTGGCCGCCGCACAAAGATAGTCAATCTCGGCATCGGTGATTTTCACCTCTGCTGGATTGCCGTGATAATCCTGATCGGTGGTGCCGATCAGGGTGAAATCCTGCTCATAGGGAATGGCGAAAATAATGCGGCCGTCGGTGTTCTGGAAGAAGTACGCACGTGGATCGTCGAACTTCTTCTTCACCACGATATGGCTGCCCTGAACGAGGCGCACATTATGCGCGTTGTTGCTACCGACCACGCCGGTCAGCACTTCATCCACCCAGGGACCAGCGGCATTGACCACGAGGCGTGATCGGACTTCCTCGGTGGCACCGGTCAGGCCATCCTGCAGGATCAGCGTCCAGGCATTGGCGTCGCGGCGGGCGCTGATGACCTTGGTGCGGGTGCGGATGACCGCGCCGCGGTCTGCCGCATCGCGGGCATTCAGCGCGACGAAGCGCGCATCGTTGACCCAGCAATCGGAATATTCGAAGGCCTTCGTATAGAGCGACTTCAGCGGCTTGGCAGCCGGATCGCGGGTCATGTCGAGCGTCTTCGTTGCCGGGAGTTTCTTGCGTCCGCCGATGTGGTCATAGAGGAAGAGACCGAGCCGCAGGAGCCAGGCCGGACGCAGGCCCGCATGATGCGGCAGGACGAAACGCATCGGCCAGATGATATGCGGTGCATTGGCCCACAGCACTTCGCGCTCCATCAGCGATTCGCGCACCAGGCGGAATTCGTAATATTCGAGATAGCGCAGCCCGCCATGGATCAGCTTGGTCGAACCGGAAGAGGTGCCGCTGGCAAGATCGTTCATCTCGGCAAGGAACACCGAATAGCCACGGCCAACGGCATCACGTGCGATGCCGCATCCATTGATGCCGCCACCGATAACGAAGATGTCGTAGATCTGTTCAGCCAAACCCGGCAATCCCATCCTCCCCATTTCGCAACGCACCATTTCTTCGCAATTGCGAAAGATACACGGACTAATTACGAAAGCAATACGAAACTAAAAAGAACTATAACGCGCTTCACAATCCCGCACAAGTGGGTCTTCAGACGGATGTTTCGATCAATCGAACGTCAGCGTCCGCACAGATTCGGCGGATTGCTTCGCTTTCGCAGCGATCGGTAATGAAGGTGTTGACCTGCGACAGGTGGCCAATGCGCACCGGCGCCGTGCGCTCGAACTTGGTCGAATCAGAAACAAGAATCACATGGCGGGCATTGGCCATGATGGCCTGCGCCACCTTGACCTCGCGAAAGTCGAAATCAAGCAGCGCCCCGTCGCTGTCGATGGCCGAGGTGCCGATGACGGCAAAATCCACCTTGAACTGGCGGATGAAATCGACGGCCGCCTCGCCGACGATACCGCCATCGGAACCACGAACCACACCGCCGGCGATGACCACCTCAATGTCCGGGTAAATGCGCAACTTATTGGCAACATTGATATTATTTGTAATTATCATCAAACCTTTGCGATCAAGCAGTGCCTGGCCCACCGCTTCAGTGGTCGTGCCGATATTGACGAAGAGCGAGGCATTGTCAGGAATGAGATTGGCGGCCGCCCGGCCGATTGCTTCCTTCTCGCTTGCGGCAATCAGTCTTCGCGCCTCGTATTCGAGA of Phyllobacterium zundukense contains these proteins:
- a CDS encoding ABC transporter substrate-binding protein, with the translated sequence MRTRILTTTTALVLLFGAGSAYAGMDEAKAFLDKEIGDMSALDRAAQEKEMQWFVDAAKPFAGLDIKVVSETITTHEYESKTLAKAFTDITGIKITHDLIGEGDVVEKLQTQMQSGENVYDAYINDSDLIGTHWRYQQARSLTDWMANEGKDVTNPDLDIDDFIGKSFTTAPDGKLYQLPDQQFANLYWFRYDWFNDEKNKADFKAKYGYDLGVPVNWSAYEDIAEFFTGRDVDGKKVYGHMDYGKKDPSLGWRFTDAWLSMAGNGDKGIPNGKPVDEWGIKVDENSRPVGSCVARGGDTNGPAAVYSIQKYLDWMKAYAPAAAQGMTFSESGPVPSQGEVAQQMFTYTAFTADFVKPGLPVVNEDGTPKWRFAPSPHGVYWKDGMKLGYQDAGSWTLLKSTPDDRAKAAWLYAQFVTSKTVDVKKSHVGLTFIRQSTLDHKSFTDRAPKLGGLIEFYRSPARLQWSPTGTNVPDYPKLAQLWWQAIGDASSGAKTAQEAMDSLCEEQEKVLGRLEKSGVQGDIGPKLAEEHDLAYWNAEAVKAGNLAPQLKVENEKEKPQTINYDELVKSWVK
- a CDS encoding DUF2160 domain-containing protein; the encoded protein is METTRRWPVVLAVVAVAFAIMVGLLVAAVPVKDGARDWFAPLVAGGWMAWTFPTALFFLTIFALMSLMAVWEYASPGGNPRVGILRFETTRGDRLFVSLLGSAFIHLAWLGLVGPNLWWALALSVVYAIGVFRFV
- a CDS encoding carbohydrate ABC transporter permease, which translates into the protein MRKRGDESKFWWLIPTVYIIFLMLPIYWLINMSFKTNQEILGAFSLWPQNPTLQNYAVIFTDPSWYKGYINSIIYVVMNTVISVLVALPAAYAFSRYRFLGDKHLFFWLLTNRMAPPAVFALPFFQLYSAFGLIDTHIAVALAHCLFNVPLAVWILEGFMSGVPKEIDETAYIDGYSFPRFFVKIFIPLIASGIGVAAFFCFMFSWVELLIARTLTTTAAKPIAAIMTRTVSASGLDWGVLAAAGVLTIIPGAIVIYFVRNYIAKGFALGRV
- a CDS encoding glycerol-3-phosphate dehydrogenase — translated: MGLPGLAEQIYDIFVIGGGINGCGIARDAVGRGYSVFLAEMNDLASGTSSGSTKLIHGGLRYLEYYEFRLVRESLMEREVLWANAPHIIWPMRFVLPHHAGLRPAWLLRLGLFLYDHIGGRKKLPATKTLDMTRDPAAKPLKSLYTKAFEYSDCWVNDARFVALNARDAADRGAVIRTRTKVISARRDANAWTLILQDGLTGATEEVRSRLVVNAAGPWVDEVLTGVVGSNNAHNVRLVQGSHIVVKKKFDDPRAYFFQNTDGRIIFAIPYEQDFTLIGTTDQDYHGNPAEVKITDAEIDYLCAAASEYFVEPVKREHVVWTYSGVRPLYDDGASKAQEATRDYVLKADAPEGQAPLLNIFGGKITTYRRLSEHMLEKIEDQLGKRGKPWTASGTLPGGDFAATAFDAELQKLKADYPFLEARHAHRLFRLYGTKARVLLGKAASIDDLGKHFGSDLYEAEVRYQIEHEWAVTAQDVLWRRTKKGLHLTADEAVALDRFMEDAVDRRRKLAAE
- a CDS encoding dihydrodipicolinate synthase family protein; its protein translation is MTLTLKLPSANGTISDYSLTGGPIGKPSSPPVFNRIAYAAAHVVSDPMRDTNPWTAPAIDWDATMAFRHHLWSLGFKIAEAMDTAQRGMGVDWAGARELIRRSLAESRTVPGADLACGAGTDQLAPDDTKILQDVIEAYETQIGFVEAEGGRAVMMASRALARVARSADDYRTVYGDILSQTREKVVLHWLGDMFDPQLAGYWGSSSFDKALETVLAIINDNKNKVEGIKISLLDNRKEVELRKRLPEGVLCFTGDDFNYAELIEGDSERYSHALLGIFDAVAPSASKALSHLARGETQAFRDVIEPTVPLSRKIFEAPTQYYKAGVVFLAWLNGHQTHFTMPAGMQSARGIVHYADIFRLADQANVLDKPELATQRMNSLLQVYGL
- a CDS encoding ABC transporter ATP-binding protein produces the protein MARIDLNHIRHAYGPNPKSDKDYALKEVHHSWEDGGAYALLGPSGCGKTTLLNIISGLIHPSHGQLLFNGEDVTNLSTQERNIAQVFQFPVIYDTMTVYDNLAFPLRNRGVPEAEIDRKVRETLEMIDLASWAKKKARGLTADQKQKISLGRGLVRSDVNAILFDEPLTVIDPHMKWVLRSQLKQLHQRFGYTMVYVTHDQTEALTFAQKVVVMYDGEIVQIGTPEELFERPKHTFVGYFIGSPGMNVMPVKLSGGMAQIGSHQIQLPAPVMPAGAKTVELGIRPEYVRLGRSGMPVVIAKVEDIGRHKIVRTRLENQDIAVIVGEGGDIPAEPHIAFDPKGINIYADSWRVGGL
- a CDS encoding carbohydrate ABC transporter permease — translated: MEKTWNNKAWFMVLPVLLLVAFSAVIPLMTVVNYSVQDTFGNNQFFWAGTDWFDEILHSERFHAALGRNLIFSAIILLIEIPLGIIIALNMPRKGWGVPVCLVLMALPLLIPWNVVGTIWQVFGRTDIGLLGHTLAGLGFHYNYVQNPMHAWFTVILMDVWHWTSLVVLLSYAGLVSIPDAFYQAAKIDGASRWAVFRYIQLPKMNRVLLIAVLLRFMDSFMIYTEPFVVTGGGPGNSTTFLSIDLVKIAVGQFDLGPAAAMSIVYFLIILLMSWVFYTIMTNYDAER
- a CDS encoding DeoR/GlpR family DNA-binding transcription regulator, translating into MFLPPRHTEILEMAKEHGRVLVDDLAVHFNLTPQTIRKDLNDLCDQRLLTRIHGGALFPSGVQNLEYEARRLIAASEKEAIGRAAANLIPDNASLFVNIGTTTEAVGQALLDRKGLMIITNNINVANKLRIYPDIEVVIAGGVVRGSDGGIVGEAAVDFIRQFKVDFAVIGTSAIDSDGALLDFDFREVKVAQAIMANARHVILVSDSTKFERTAPVRIGHLSQVNTFITDRCESEAIRRICADADVRLIETSV
- a CDS encoding ABC transporter ATP-binding protein, producing MLELRNVSKVVGGKPHLSDISLTLEHATLNVLLGPTLSGKTSLMRIMAGLDVPTSGSVWFDGKDVTGVPVQKRSVAMVYQQFINYPAFTVYENIASPMRVAGADSATIDREVRKAAELLKLTPFLGRTPLNLSGGQQQRTALARAIVKNAKLVLLDEPLANLDYKLREELRQELPKIFAESGTIFVYATTEPHEALLLSGNTATLSEGRITQFGPTIDVFRKPDDLITAQTFADPPLNTIALAKFGKAFQLEGGVALPVPAHLADIADGTYTIGFQPHHVATVRTNPDEIGLKATVTATEITGSESYVHLSFADARWTMLTHGIHIYSPDESIDIFIDPRNLMIFDAGGNSVTRRQKLAA